In Shinella sp. XGS7, a single genomic region encodes these proteins:
- a CDS encoding LysR family transcriptional regulator ArgP gives MKDLDSAGLDCLAALADERSFERAAKALAITQSAVSQRLRSLEAQVGQLLVVRSRPLRLTEPGKLLLRYARQLQALRADVVRELGARAAAHERLAIAVNADSLATWVLPALDGMVQRGLREGFGLELVVDDQDFTHDWLRQGEVLGCVSTVRQALRGCLVQPLGVMRYVAVASPEFLACQLPQGLTAANFAQTPFLVFNRKDDTQSLWVSKAFGVRAPRLRERFVPSSEAYARAVCMGWGVGVAPELQLRPLLASGELVALRPELSVDVALYWHQWKLVSDQQAAPVRVALLDQVGQALALGARRALGAPGS, from the coding sequence AGGCCCTGGCCATCACGCAGAGCGCGGTCTCGCAGCGCCTGCGCAGCCTGGAGGCCCAGGTGGGCCAGCTGCTGGTGGTGCGCTCGCGGCCGCTGCGCTTGACCGAGCCCGGCAAGCTGCTGCTGCGCTATGCGCGCCAGCTGCAGGCCCTGCGGGCCGATGTGGTGCGCGAGCTGGGCGCGCGGGCCGCAGCGCATGAGCGTCTGGCGATCGCGGTGAATGCCGACAGCCTGGCCACCTGGGTGCTGCCGGCCCTGGACGGCATGGTGCAGCGCGGCCTGCGCGAAGGCTTCGGTCTGGAGCTGGTGGTGGACGACCAGGACTTCACCCACGACTGGCTGCGCCAGGGCGAGGTGCTGGGTTGCGTCAGCACGGTCAGGCAGGCCCTGCGCGGCTGCCTGGTCCAGCCTCTGGGCGTGATGCGCTATGTAGCGGTGGCCAGCCCGGAGTTCCTGGCCTGCCAGCTGCCGCAAGGGCTGACGGCGGCGAACTTTGCCCAGACGCCCTTTCTGGTCTTCAACCGCAAGGACGACACCCAGTCGCTCTGGGTGTCCAAGGCCTTTGGCGTGCGGGCGCCGCGCCTGCGTGAGCGCTTCGTGCCGTCCAGCGAGGCCTATGCGCGGGCGGTCTGCATGGGCTGGGGCGTGGGTGTGGCCCCGGAGCTACAGCTGCGCCCCCTGCTGGCCAGCGGCGAACTGGTGGCCCTGCGGCCGGAGCTGAGCGTGGATGTGGCCCTTTACTGGCACCAGTGGAAGCTTGTGAGCGATCAGCAGGCCGCGCCGGTGCGGGTGGCCTTGCTGGATCAGGTGGGCCAGGCCCTGGCGCTGGGCGCCCGGCGGGCCCTGGGGGCACCGGGCAGCTAG
- a CDS encoding universal stress protein yields the protein MKILVAVDGSAYTKRMLAYLAAHDEWLGDQHQYTVLHAVPAVPPRAAAALDKELLKGYYNDEAEKVLKTLRTFFAKQRIPAEFLYKVGPAADVIASAADKGKFDLLIMGSHGHNTLGNLVMGSVATKVMAHCGVPVLLVR from the coding sequence ATGAAGATTCTGGTCGCCGTCGATGGCAGCGCCTACACCAAGCGCATGCTGGCCTATCTGGCCGCGCACGATGAATGGCTGGGCGACCAGCACCAGTACACGGTGCTGCATGCCGTGCCCGCCGTGCCGCCGCGCGCCGCCGCAGCCCTGGACAAGGAGCTGCTCAAGGGCTACTACAACGACGAAGCCGAGAAGGTGCTCAAGACCCTGCGCACCTTCTTTGCCAAGCAGCGCATTCCGGCCGAGTTCCTCTACAAGGTGGGCCCGGCGGCCGATGTGATCGCCAGCGCGGCCGACAAGGGCAAGTTCGACCTGCTCATCATGGGTTCGCACGGCCACAACACCCTGGGCAATCTGGTGATGGGCTCGGTAGCCACCAAGGTGATGGCCCATTGCGGCGTGCCCGTGCTGCTGGTGCGCTGA
- a CDS encoding metallophosphoesterase, which translates to MRLQLISDLHLETEDFRPEPAPGAEALVLAGDVDSGWAGLRRFAGWPVPVLFVPGNHEYDGRDFDAARAGLHDLAAELGFVMLDDAVHLMRDAQGRRVRFVGSTRWCDFDLFGASQRERALRAGSYFQRVMNSRRHGRPFDAPAVREQALRCRAWLQQTLAAPESGPDWEATVVITHFGPSIQSADPRYGRQPGTASFCNNDEDLLPRARLWLHGHLHCRHDYRLQGCHVVCNARGHSQRGEALNYDGLRCVEVFSA; encoded by the coding sequence GTGCGACTTCAGCTGATCTCGGACCTGCATCTCGAGACCGAAGACTTCCGGCCCGAGCCCGCTCCCGGCGCCGAGGCCCTGGTGCTGGCCGGCGATGTGGACAGCGGCTGGGCCGGCCTGCGCCGCTTTGCCGGCTGGCCGGTGCCCGTGCTCTTCGTGCCCGGCAACCACGAGTACGATGGCCGCGACTTCGACGCGGCCCGGGCCGGTCTGCACGATCTGGCCGCCGAGCTGGGCTTCGTGATGCTGGACGATGCCGTGCATCTGATGCGCGATGCCCAGGGTAGGCGCGTGCGCTTCGTGGGCAGCACACGCTGGTGCGATTTCGATCTCTTCGGCGCTTCGCAGCGCGAGCGCGCCCTGCGCGCCGGCAGCTATTTCCAGCGAGTGATGAACAGCCGCCGCCACGGCCGGCCCTTCGATGCGCCGGCCGTGCGCGAGCAGGCCCTGCGTTGCCGCGCCTGGCTGCAGCAGACCCTGGCCGCCCCGGAAAGCGGCCCCGACTGGGAGGCCACCGTGGTGATCACGCATTTCGGCCCCAGCATCCAGAGCGCCGACCCGCGTTACGGCCGCCAGCCCGGCACCGCCAGCTTCTGCAACAACGACGAGGACCTGCTGCCGCGCGCCCGGCTCTGGCTGCACGGCCATCTGCACTGCCGCCACGACTACCGGCTGCAGGGCTGCCATGTGGTGTGCAATGCGCGCGGCCACAGCCAGCGCGGCGAGGCCTTGAATTACGACGGTCTGCGCTGCGTCGAGGTGTTCAGCGCTTGA